GCGGGTGGGCCTGTACCTCCAGCACGACGTGATCGGCGCGGACCAGCTCGACATGGCGGGGTCGGACCCGCTGACCGTCACCTGGGCGCGCGAGCACCACTGGCCCGAGCACATGTGGACCCTCGACCCCCGCGTCGCCCACGCCCTCAAGGCCGCCGACGACGACTGAGCCGTCGGGTCATCCGGCGGCGCGTGCGTACCGCTCGGCCAGCGTCCGCAGCTCGTCGCGCAGCTCGTCCGGCTCCTCGACCCGGAAGTCCCACCCCAGGCGCCCGAGGTGCACAGCCAGCGTGCGGAGGTCCTCGGCTCCGGTGGTGAACCGGCACGTGCGGTCGTCCAACGGCTCGATCGTGCCTGCTGCGCCAGGCACGTGGGCGAGCTCGGCGGCGGGGGCGAGGACGACGACGGTCGCGCGGTGCGTCCACGCCGCCGCGGCGGCACCACGCGAGACGTGGGCGGCGACGTCGTCCACGGGCAGGGGTCGGGGGGCGAACCGGGGACCTGCGGGCGGGTTGGGGACCAGTCGATCCATGCGGAACGTGCGCCAGTCCCGCCGGACCGTGTCGTAGGCGTAGAGGTACCAGCGGCGCCCCCACGTCACGATGCGGTACGGCTCGACGATCCGGCGCTCGGTCGTGGCGCTGTCGTGGCGGCGGTAGTCGGCACGGAGGACCTCGTGGTCGCGGCATGCCGCCGAGACCACCGAGAGGACCTCCGCGTCGACGGGCGCCGCGGGGGCGTCCGCCGGCACCTGGACGACCGCGACACGGAGGGCCGCTGCACGCCGCTGGAGCGCCGGCGGCATGATCTGCTCGAGCTTGGCGAGGGCTCGCTCGGCGCTCTCGTCGAGACCCGCGACGTGCCCCCGTTGGGTGAGGAGCGACGCGGCGACGGCGACGACGTCCTCCTCGTCGAGCAGGAGCGGGGGCATCCGGGCCCCCGACCCGAGGCGGTAGCCGCCGGCGGGGCCGCGCACGCCGTCGATGCGGTAGCCGAGCGACCGCAGCCGCTCGACGTCGTTGCGCAGCGTCCGCGGGGCGACGCCGAGGCGCTGGGCGAGCTCCTGCCCCGGCCACGAGCGGGGCACCTGCAGGAGTGCGAGCAGGTCCAGGAGTCGAGCGGCGGTGGACATGCCGCCATGGTG
This portion of the Actinomarinicola tropica genome encodes:
- a CDS encoding helix-turn-helix transcriptional regulator — translated: MSTAARLLDLLALLQVPRSWPGQELAQRLGVAPRTLRNDVERLRSLGYRIDGVRGPAGGYRLGSGARMPPLLLDEEDVVAVAASLLTQRGHVAGLDESAERALAKLEQIMPPALQRRAAALRVAVVQVPADAPAAPVDAEVLSVVSAACRDHEVLRADYRRHDSATTERRIVEPYRIVTWGRRWYLYAYDTVRRDWRTFRMDRLVPNPPAGPRFAPRPLPVDDVAAHVSRGAAAAAWTHRATVVVLAPAAELAHVPGAAGTIEPLDDRTCRFTTGAEDLRTLAVHLGRLGWDFRVEEPDELRDELRTLAERYARAAG